CGGAGTGAACCTTTTTTATTTGGTATTCAAGCCCTACCCATGATCGCATACCCTTTATTCCGTCTTTGCTGTCAACAAACAATTCACTGTCGATAAAAGGAACAAGCGGAATACCTTTTATATCATATTCAAGTGATATTTTATGCCTGTGCCGGAAACCACTGAAAAGATAATCGTTTTCATTCTTTTCAACTTTTGCCGATTGCAGGCGTAACCGGTAACCTGCCGTAAACCGGTTGAAACCGAACCGGAAGGCCATATCCGAATACAAGCCGTTTCTCCATGAATAATCATCTGCATTCTCATAATCCGCTTCGATCCTGTAAAAGATACCAGCCCTGAAATACTTGCTAAACCGGTATGAGAAGCCAAAGTCGTTGATTTCTCGACTCAGCAGGGAGCTGTTTTCGCGGAATCGGACTTCTTCTTCAACCTGGAACTTTGTATTGCGCAAAAATTCAATACTTACCGAAGCCGAGGGCCAAACCTGGAAGTCGCGTTGCTGTGCTTTCCCTGAAAATGAAAGAATCAACAGGCAAAAGAAAGCGGGTATGTTTACTGATTTTTGATGCATATTGTAAGTAAATCACTAATCATCATCATCTCCGCCGGCATAGGCATTGTCGCTTTCATCGGCAGCATTTATCCTGTTCCCGGTTTCATAATAGTAAATTATGATCCTAGCTGTATCTCTGAGGAAATCGATTTTACCAATGTCTATACGGTTTATTTTCAGGCCTGTACGCTCTTCAAGGTCCTTTATCAGTTCTTGTTTTTTAGAGGCATGAATGAGATCGATTTTTTCATAAGTAATCTGCTTGGATGATTCGTGCTTCAAAAGCCAGAGTTTCTCCAAACCGTAAATTATAAAAGCCAGAACCAGGTTGGTAAACAGTAATTCAGCCCAGCTGATCTTCTTATTGGAAAGGGCATTGATTACCGAAATTCCGATTAATATAAACAGGTACGTCATCTCCTTGATGGGAATGGAGAAAGTTCTGTACCTGAGAATACCAAAAATGGCAAAAAG
Above is a genomic segment from Bacteroidales bacterium containing:
- a CDS encoding DUF2490 domain-containing protein, producing MHQKSVNIPAFFCLLILSFSGKAQQRDFQVWPSASVSIEFLRNTKFQVEEEVRFRENSSLLSREINDFGFSYRFSKYFRAGIFYRIEADYENADDYSWRNGLYSDMAFRFGFNRFTAGYRLRLQSAKVEKNENDYLFSGFRHRHKISLEYDIKGIPLVPFIDSELFVDSKDGIKGMRSWVGLEYQIKKVHSVALKYGIDREINSNDPVTAYILALGYSLDLSLLTK
- a CDS encoding DUF4956 domain-containing protein; this translates as MLNYLLKIEDFTFLGLDIIHISNLTELMLRFGLNMIMVLLIVRVLYYPVTRRKDYLFAFILISILIFLLCTLLENVKLQLGFAFGLFAIFGILRYRTFSIPIKEMTYLFILIGISVINALSNKKISWAELLFTNLVLAFIIYGLEKLWLLKHESSKQITYEKIDLIHASKKQELIKDLEERTGLKINRIDIGKIDFLRDTARIIIYYYETGNRINAADESDNAYAGGDDDD